A genomic window from Fibrobacterota bacterium includes:
- a CDS encoding YoaP domain-containing protein, which yields MNTEYVTLNKANLATEHICCAIADKKHQPGVEIKKRWILDRLDEGHVFRKLDQKGKVFIEYAPLETAWTPVVGDGYLHIYCLWVSGSFKGKGHAKHLLEECILAAKRQNKAGVCILSSKKKTPFLSEKSFFMKRGFEVCDSIDDYELLALSFHGAKPTFSQSAKRRTIAHEELTIYYSPQCPYIPNCIEQISAYCETNKIPLRLTKVDTLEKAKAAPCVFNNWAVFYKGKFQTVHLLNEGYLAKLMKSMEQSAPSMPL from the coding sequence ATGAACACAGAATACGTGACCTTGAACAAGGCCAATCTCGCCACCGAACACATTTGTTGCGCGATCGCGGACAAAAAACATCAGCCCGGCGTCGAAATCAAGAAGCGATGGATTCTCGATAGGCTGGACGAAGGCCATGTTTTCCGCAAACTGGATCAGAAAGGAAAGGTCTTCATCGAGTATGCCCCCCTGGAAACCGCCTGGACCCCGGTTGTGGGCGATGGATATCTGCACATCTACTGCCTTTGGGTTTCCGGGAGCTTCAAAGGCAAAGGCCACGCCAAGCATCTTCTCGAAGAATGCATTTTGGCAGCAAAACGGCAGAACAAGGCGGGAGTCTGCATCCTGAGCTCCAAGAAGAAAACACCGTTCCTGTCCGAAAAATCCTTCTTCATGAAGCGCGGCTTCGAAGTATGCGACAGCATCGATGATTACGAGCTTTTGGCGTTGTCGTTCCATGGAGCCAAGCCGACCTTTTCCCAAAGCGCCAAACGCCGAACCATCGCGCACGAAGAATTGACCATCTACTACAGCCCTCAATGCCCCTACATTCCCAATTGCATCGAGCAGATCTCCGCCTACTGTGAAACCAACAAGATTCCCTTGCGACTAACAAAGGTTGACACGCTGGAAAAGGCCAAGGCAGCCCCCTGCGTTTTCAACAATTGGGCGGTCTTCTACAAAGGGAAGTTCCAAACGGTCCACCTCCTGAACGAGGGATACCTGGCCAAACTGATGAAGTCGATGGAGCAATCC